Within Brachyhypopomus gauderio isolate BG-103 chromosome 4, BGAUD_0.2, whole genome shotgun sequence, the genomic segment CCTTtgagcagaggtgggtaggaacgcgttacatttactccgttacatttactcaagtagctttttggacaaaaatgtacttgtaagagtagttttaatatgaaagacttctacttttacttgagtaaatatgtggtgagaaaaacgcgacttttactccgttacagtcggatttgcgccgcgcgctaccgttactttcgttttgtaaataattcgtcttttcagtgagaagactgaccaacgtctcgtcacctgagtatgagtgaccaatcaaatgaagccggtcaatcacgtgatcacatacgcaaactttctcccccggtagcaagaaagtgacagaaaaacttaccgagcatccctgacctcatacagccaatgtttacattacaaacgtgtaaaaggacagctatattatgcgctgcagggttgccaagttttcaagatcacgatttaaaccggggtgggggttggggtttgggtggtgaacgtaaattgttgacggggggtggggggtgagagtttacaaccttggcgctgccaattgtgtctgcaaacgtgtggacatttcagctaCACATATTGGCTGACaatctcatcagttagtgcctttgtggaacacattaaagttacacaggcctaataattaggaacaaacaaaaatacatattatttataataaataatttatatatatatatatatatatatatatatatatatatatatatatatacagttgtgatcaaatttattcaacccccactgaaataaagtgttttggccagtttgacattgattttgatcatttcagtcatcttatttacaattatatcaaagaggcacttataaattagacaaacataacataatatttatgatggaataaccacaaatgtctttactgtgctcacatcattatcagttttattcaaccccctagtgacattattttttagtacttagtacaacatccttttccagttatgacagctttcaagcgtgaagcatagcttgacacaagtgtcttgcagcgacctatgggtatcttagcccattcttcatgggcaaaagcctccagttcagtcacattcttaggcttgcgcactgcaactgccttctttaggtcccaccagaggttctcaattggatttaagtctggtgattgcgatggccactctagaatgttccagcctttcatgttcaaccatgctctagtggacttggatgtgtgcttcggatcattgtcctgttggaaggtccaacgtctcccaagccgcaggtttgtgactgactccatcacattttcctccaagatctcctggtactgaagggaattcatggtaccctgcacacgttgaagctttcctgtaccattagaagtaaaacagccccaaagcataaatgaccccccgccatgcttcacagtaggcaaggtgttcttttgttcataagcctggttcttccttctccaaacatagcgctggtccattgtcccaaacagttctaatttagtttcatctgaccacagtacactgtcccaaaacctttgtggcttgtccacatgacttttggcatactgcagtcgacttttcttgttctttggagtcagcaagggggtgcgtctgggcgttctggcatggaggtcttcgttatgcagtgcgcgccttattgtctgagctgaaacttcagtgcccacatctgacaggtcttttttcagttccttagcagtcacgcggggatttttctccacattacgcttcaggtagcgcacagcagtcgcggtcaggatcttctttctgccacgaccaggtaacgtttccactgtgccctttaacttgaacttgcgaatgatacttccgatagtgtctcttggaatatttaacaactttgcaatctttttatatccattgccattcttgtgaagagcaataacctcttctcttgtcttctgggaccattctcttgccttcaccatgcttggaaacacaccagtagatgtctagaaggagctgagtatcacagtccttttaaatctgcctaattggtgcttatcatgcttgattgctgctcgttgacatccacagatgttttcaatacctgatggaaaacactggaatgaacctctgttcttaggagtggtagtcgtaaaggggttgaataattgtgtcaatgaagaaatcacaaaaaggccatttaatactttatgacaaaaaaaattgatgctatcttagttgcatttagttctttaacaagtccttgtaagatttcattatgaacacaattacaaatgtgcactgaattccataaaacccttcgcagcattgggggttgaataaatttgatcacaactgtagtagGATTTGCacattgtatttttttataGCTAGATGCTGGATGCAAAACAAAGTGTGAACTAGCTGGGGCTCTTCTGTTGAGGAAAACATGATTGTAATCAAACACACATGAGGAAATTCTGCTATTCAACAAATCCATCTAATATAATGCCTAAACAGGGACTCAGGCAGTGAGGCTATGTTTGGATGAACCGATCCCTCTTACTAGCTGGGCCAAATCAACTGGGTTCCAGTACAAGAAGGGACTCGGTTGATAGCTCAGCTCCTCTCTTTACGATTACAAAATCGAACTGCCACCTAGGGTGTCCTGGTGACATGTGTACTTATGGACACCCCTGTGCTCAAACATGGTGTTCATTATGGACAGACTGTTATGagcacagaagtccaataacaGAACACCACTCGGGTTCAGATCGAAGAGGCCGTTCCTCCCAATCACGTCCTTCCAGGTCCTAGTGTCATCGCCCACGTGAGCGTTGATGTccccccagcagaacaatggcAGCAAGCTGGGGAGCTATGAATAAGTCCACTCCTGCTCTCCGCCTTTCACCCTGGCCAACTCCAGAAAAGAAAAAGTCTAGCTTCTCTCTTGAGGATTGGTTCCAGAACCCAAactgtgtgttgaggtgagcccaactatatctagttggtatctctcagcctcacacaccagctcaggctccttcccaACCAGAGAGGTTACGTTCCATGTCCCAAGAGCCAGCTTCAGTAACCGAGGATCAGTACGCCAAGGCCACCGCCCAATCCACAATGCACCGAACCCCTAGTACCACCTCTCCCACAGGTGGTCTGCCCATGGgagatatatatagatagatagatagatagatacatactttattgatcccgaaggaaatttagcagccagTAGCAGTTACACCAAACAGTTAAGGAGACACACAGCAATTTCACAAAAACGTAtatgacattcacaaacaatacAAAGACTATACAATACAAGTGTACAATTATCCAGTATCCCGACCAGATTGGTAAAACTGGAAAAAAATGTGCAATGACCAGTAGTGCAATGAATGGCATGTGCTTAAAAGTGTCAAAGTGTCGAAAGTATAAAAGTGTAAAAGTGTCAAAGTGTCGAAGTGTCGAAGTGACCATGATGGAGTGTCATCtgtccccctccctcttccGACTCCACTGGGAGGAGTTGAAGAGTCTAATCGCTCTCGGGACAAATGATTTTCTGAGTCTGTCTGTGGAGCTGCTCTGTGACAGGAACCTGCCACTGAACTTGCTCCTCTGGTCCATAATGATGGTGTGCAGTGGGTGACCATCATCCTCCATGATGGAGAGCAGTTTGCGCATTGatctcctctccaccaccataaccacagagtccagctccacaccaACTACGGACCCTGCACGCCTGACCAGCTTGTCCAATCGCATCTCGTCCCTCTTCTTGATGCTCcctccccagcacaccacagcGTAGAAGAGGCAGCTGGACACTACAGTCTGATAGAACATCTGCAGGAGCTTCCTACAGATGTTGAATGACCCCAGCCTCCTCAGAAAGTAGAGCCGGCTCTGCCCCTTTCTGTACAGGAAGTCTGTGTTGGTAGACCAGTCCAGCCTATCATCCAGGTGTAGACCGAGATACCTGTAGGTCTTCACCATCTCCACATCAACCCCCTCAATAGAGACAGGCTGTGTGGGTGGTCTGGTCCTGCGgaagtccaccaccatctccttggtCTTGGAGGTGTTAAGCAGCAGGTTGTTCCTGTTGCACCATGCTGCAAAGTCACCCACCAGGTGTCTgtactcctcctcctgtcctcctcGTACACAGGCCACAATGGCAGTATCGTCCGAAAACTTCTGCATGTGGCACGTCTCAGAGTTGTACTGAAAGTCTGAGGTGTAGAGTGTaaagaggaatggagagagtACAGTCCCCTGTGGAGCTCCTGTGCTGCTGACCACAGTCTCAGATGTACAGTCCTTCAGCCTGACGTACTGAGGTCTGCCAGTGAGGTAGTCGGTGATCCAGGAGACTAGGTGCGGATCCACCTTCATCCTCACCAGCTTGTCTCTTAGTAGGAGGGGCTGTATGGTGTTGAAGGCGCTGGAGAAGTCAAAAAACATGACTCTCACAGCACTGCCCCCCCTGTCCAGGTGAGAGTGGGTCCGGTGGAGAAAGTACAGTACggcatcctccacccccacttTTTCTCTATAGGCAAACTGCAGAGGGTCCATTGCATGTTGGACCTTGGGTCTGAGCTGGTGTAGAAGCAGACGTTCCAGGGTCTTCATGACGTGTGATGTAAGTGCGACTGGCCTGAAGTCATTGAGCTCACTGGGGTGCGGTTTCTTTGGTACTGGAACCAAGCAAGATGTCTTCCACAGTGTGGGGACCCTCCGCAAGCGCAGACTCAGGTTGAAGATGTGCTGTAGGGGGGCCCCAAGCTCAGCAGCACAGGACTTCAGTAGTCTGGGACACACCCTATCTGGTCCAGCTGCCTTCCTAGAGTGGAGTCTCCTCAGCTCACCTCTGACCTGTTCTGTAGTGAAGATGAgtggagggggagacagggggGCTGCAATGGTCTGCTGGGTGTGAAGAAGGTGAGaagaggggggagtgggggcTGTCCTGTCTCTGTTGTCTGCCCATGGGGGGGGGTGCATGAATAACAATAGGAGAAGGTGAGGTGTTGATGTCCAGGCAGTCAGAGACTGAAGTAGCAGGAGAAAAGATGAGGGGGGAAGTGGAGGAAGTGTCAGCTGGAGCCATAGGGTCTTGAGCAGGGCAGTCAAACCGGTTATAGAAGGTGTTGAACTCGTTGGCTCTCTCACCGTCACCATCTGTGGCACTGTTCACCCTCTGCTTGCAGCCTGTGATGGTCTTCATACCATTCCATACCTCCCTCATGTTATTTTCCCTCAGCTTCTGCTCCACCTTCTTCCTGTAGGAGTCCTTGGCCTCTCGCAAGTGGACTTTGAGCTCCCTCTGTACACTCCTAAGCTCCTCCTGGTTGTTGTCTTTAAAGGCCCTCTTCTTTTTGTTCAGAAGGCCTTTAACACTGCTGGTTATCCAGGGCTTGTTGTTGGCAAAGCAGCGTACAGTTTTCACAGGAACAACCACGTCCATGCAAAAGTTCATGTAGTCAGTCATGCAGTGTGTCATCCCCTCGATGTCCTCTCCGTATGGCTCCTGCAGAACACTCCATTCAGTGGACTCGAAGCAGTCCCTGAGAGCCTCTTCAGCACCAGGAGACCATTTCCTGAAGGAGCGTGTTGATGCAGGTTGTCTACGGACCTGGGGCGTGTACTGGGGCTGCAGGTAGACCAGGTTGTGGTCAGATTTTCcaagaggggggaggggtgtggcagTGTAAGCTTCCTTTACATTAGAGTACAGGAGATCAATGGTTCTGTTTTTCCTAGTGGGACAGTCAACATACTGGTGGAAAGCAGTGAGTACTGAGTCCAGCGTGATGTTGTTAAAGTCCCCGGAAATTGCTATGTAGGCCTGCGGATAGCGAGTCTGTAGTCTTGCGATGGATGAGTGAATGACGTCACAAGCGATCTCAGCGTCAGCACGAGGAGGAacgtaaacacaaacaacaatgGCGTGCGATAGCTCTCTGGGCATGTAGTAGGGCCGTAGACTCACCGCCAACAGTTCAACATCTCGGCAGCAGATGATCTCCTTTACAGTCACATGCCCCGGGTTACACCATCTGTTGTTCACATACAGCACGAGCCCCCCGCCTTTGGATTTGCCGCTCTGTTTTGCGTCCCTATCCGCTCTCACGGTGGTGAAGCCGGGAATGTCCACGTTAGCATCGGGAATGTTGCTGGTTAGCCACGTTTCCGTAAAGCACAGAATGCTACACTCCCGGTACAGCCGCTGGCTACTCACCAGCGCCGCCAGTTCGTCCGTCTTGTTGGTCAGTGAGTTCACATTCCCCATCACCACGGAGGGAATCGATGGTTTAAACCTCCAGCGTTTCTCAATGCGCTTAGCCTTTAGCTTAGCTCCAGCTCTACACCCGCGGTAGGGTCTGCGTAGCTCCGCCGGGATTTGATGCATCTGGCCGGTGCGTCCCTTTGTTCTAAGCGCCAGGAGCTCGTCCCTCTTGTACACAAAACTTGTTCTTGACGTGGTCGCGATAGTAGATTCCATGTCCATAGGACACACTAACTTATCACTAAACTAGCGATAACACCAATCAAAGATTGAAAAGTGAAGAAAAGTGGCTAAAAAAGTTCACGAAGACGGAGCTACTGGAGTAGGCAGCCGCTCCTCACGGCGCCGGAAAactgactatatatatatatatatatatagtcatataatatatatatatatatattattgtatATGGAGTTTATACTCCATGTGCCAAAGTATTTTACACTACAGCAGTCTAGGGACTCACACAtgccacacactacacaacacagaccTCAGGACTATTTGCTAATATTTGAGCCAAGTGTTAAACTGGCCAGCTACCATGAGCTTTTATCGTTGTTCTTAACAACTGAaacatttgttgttgttatgaTGGAAGAAACAAAAGGTCACCTCATGGAAAGTTTTCTAAAGGTTGTTCACAATCAAACTATACTGATGTGTCCAAACAAGTTATCAAACGTGTATTAGTCTTTACTAAACCAGGGAAATAAGAACTTTTTTCaaaacactgctgtgtgtttatttagcaaATCACAAAGAGCACATATATGTCTGAAATGAAGGTGACTGAATGTTTCCAGATAAAATGGTAATCTTTAATAGAACAGTGCCCACTGCGTATGGTGGTAATATATTTGTGTCTGGCTCTAGCATTAAGATTAAGAATATAATCAGTGTACATAAACCAACCTAAGTGCAATTAACCTCTACTATATTAGCTTTAATAAAACATAcatcagaccagaccagaccataGTGGCATGTTCATGAATGTCTTATCTCAATAATTCTCATTACTTATTTGTTTtctaaaaaaacaaatttgtttAAATCATAATGTGCCCATGTCGGTCACTGAGGTCGTTTAAGCTCAGGTTATAAATACGTCTGGTTcaggtggttggtgtgtgtatgtggaacaGACGTCTGTGGAACAATGAAGTTCAGTCTGACTCTCATCTTGCTCTGTCTGGCTCTTACTGAGGCACTCATCAGGTAAGAGAAACTGGATTGTGTCAGCAATAGATTAACGCAAGATGATGAAGGGCGTTTCAAGCACCAGAATCATCACTAACGTAGAATGAGATACAGAAGCTCAAACAGAAATGACACCAAGCCTCAGGATGAGAAGACCCATGACATTACTGAATACTTATCATGATGTAGCATTCATTAGGTTACTCTGAACATCTTGTGCAGAGTTCCTCTGGTGAAGAAGAAGACCTTAATGGAGGAGAGAGGTCTCCTGAAGGAAGCTCTGGACTACAGTCCAGATCAAGGGTCTGAGAACTTGGTCAATCAAAATGATGTAAGACTTCCAGCAACAGCAAtgttaaatataaaaaattaaaGATCTTTTTAGGGACCTTGCAGATCACATTAACTTTGTTAAACTCTGTTTTCTCCAGATGGCTTATTTCGGAAAGATTGGAATAGGGACTCCACCCCAATACTTCTACGTCCATTTTGACACTGGCTCCAGTACTCTGTGGGTCAACTCTGTCTACTGCAACAGTGATGCCTGCTGTGAGTGCAAATACAATAGAACTTGTGTAGATGTGTTTCCTGCTTACTTTTTAACTTAGAACCAAAATTCTAGAATATCTGGAATGTCCCCAGAAAATCTTCGGAGCTTCTCGAGAATGTGAAACTTACGTGCTGCTTTAAGCTCCAGTACAGTGCCATTCTAAGAACAGTGGGGGAATATGAAGATGTTTCGTGGTCTATGGTAGGCAGTTCTCAAAGGTTAAAGGCATAAGTCTCACAGCCACCATTCGGTTATATCCTCCAGTAATGGTTAACAATGGCCTGGAACAAATAGATTTTTGATCATGAAAGAATTTAGGGCATAAACAAACAACTAGTGGAacaatctcactctcctcatgTTCTGTACAAATCAGTTCAACTGTTCAGTGGTTTTGTCCAcggtttaactcttctttcctTTTCAAGCTAAACATCCTCTCTTCAATCCAAGTAAGTCCTCCACATACCACAGCAATGGAAAACCATTTTCAATCAAGTATGGAACAGGCAGTGTGTCTGGCATCATTGGTTATGACTCAATAACAGTAAGTATGACCTAATATTGTGCACCcaaatatataaacaaacatgttgATCATGTGTTCTGAAAGTTCCCATTCAAGTTTTCACCTCTGTACCAATTCGATATTCTCTTTTCACAGATGGGTGACCTGACCGTCACAAACCAGAAGATCGGTCTAAGCCAGTCTGAGCCTGGAAATCACTTTGCAGGAGCTCTGCATGATGGCCTCATGGGGTTGGCCTTCATGCCTGACCAAGGAACCATTGTTGATAGCATGATCCAGGAAGGTGTTATTGAGGAGCCGGTATTTGCTTTCTATTTGAGCAGGTAAGAAAATGCGACACTGAACCAGAAAGTTTTTAACTGATATCAATGTTTTCAGATAACCAGATCTCTGTGCTTCTGGAACCAGAATATAGCCTAGGTGAGATTCAAATGGATTAAATATTCACACAGTAATATCCAATATCCAATCCAAAAATAGACAAGCACGATCATGATCAAAATAGTAAGAGAGCTATATGAGCTTGACTCATAACAACTACTGCCATTACTAAACAGGAACTCCAAGAGTGGCAGTGAGGTGATGTTTGGTGGAACTGATCCATCCTATTACCAGGGGCAGATCAACTGGGTTCCTGTACAGCAAAATAGCCACTGGCAACTAGTCTTTGATGGGTAAGTAACCAACACCTGCAAAATGATTCCAATTCCAACAgcataaaataatttttttgtacAGACTATGGATTAGATATAAAATGATCTGATTTCTGCTTAAAATTATAGTCTGGCTATACACTATTAATCTAGCTAATAATGATTAAAAGTTAGTGTGGCCTGACAGCATGGTTTTGATTTCCTGAATGCTAGATGCTcactaattattatttttttgtttttagttttgagGTGGATCACCACTCAACAGGCTGGTGTAAGAATGGATGTACCGCTATAGTGGACACAGGAACTTCTCTCCTGGAGTGCCCACCACAGTATGTGGACGATCTCCATCAAAAGCTGGGAGCCCAGCAGGACCAGAATGGCAACGTGAGTCCATCACCAATACAGTACAAGTCGTGCAACATTCTGACATTTTCGCTGCAAAAATACGTTAGTTAGATTTGTTATTTATTACAATTGAGGAAAATCTTTAGTCAACTGTATAAAAACTTCAAAGCCACAGTATTTTCAGTTAAAGGCTTAGCGTTTAATGCAAACAAAGCCCGAAGCAAGGTTTGCTGGAGCTCACTGGCCTGTGTTATGGTTCCAGTACGTGTTTGACTGCAGCGAAATCAGCAGTCTTCCTTCCCTAACATTCGTCATGAACGGAGCTCACCTACACCTGCCAGCCTCTGCATATGTGCTTCAGGTGAGGGCACCGCTGTCTGGCCATTTCTTTTGTTCTGATTCACACCTGTTCAGAACATCTCACAACAAGACCTGTATCCTAATCTGCTCCTTTAACACGAACAGGAAGAAGATTCCGATGGTAACTGCAGGAGTGGAATCAAGCATTCCCATGAGCAGTACAGGAATGGGCTTCCTTACTGGATCCTGGGAGACGTCTTCCTCAGACAGTTCTACTCTGTGTTCGACCAGGGGAATGCGAGGGTGGGATTCGCAGCCTTGGCGTAGAGTTATCATACACTCCgaagcagggtgtgtgtgatacTCCGAATCAGTTGCTTTAGCCTTAGCACCAATGCAGCGGAGAATCACCTCTCCACTAGAGGCACAGGACGGTGGGTTCAGATGCAGGATGAATCAAACGCATAAGGTTTAGTATTCTTGTGCTTACACTGTAAATGCTCAGTTCCAGAATGTGGcttgaataaataataaaaaaataaaaaaaaacaacacagccAAGTAATTAGATGTACATGTCACAATGTTATGACATaacatttaaatatatacaTGCAGGGATATTGTGGAGATATATGCAGAGCTTGTGTGCTACATACAACATAGATGCAGCATTTCCAATGAATAATAAGAAGTAGTATGTGGGataacaatatagggcttttcaagccctataattaTTTGAAGATATGCAAACTGCATGAAGTTCGTCTGCAAACCGTATGACATATATCTGTTTAATACAACACCTTTGATTCTGTATTATATTCGGTATATAAATCCTAATTTAAACCAAAAGTGACATTAGAATAGCTGCAAAACTGCTAGTGTTTATTTGCAATATATAAAGTTTGGATAAAATTAGTGAATGATGTATCACAACGAAGCCCCAGAACTGTGCTCCGCTCCAGGAGTCCAGCTACACATCTCTTACGTTGTGACTGCTCTAAGACATTCTGCTCAGGCCCAGCTGATGCATATATTTAAAAGAATCAGCTGAACAACCAGTATTGCCCGACTCTGTGCCAGCTTCATTGCTGATGCACTCACAGCTGTCTTCTGCTTTATAGACTGGAGTATAACAGATGGTAGGTTAATGTGCACTTGAAACAcccagacactggttatgtctTTGAGCCACTATTCACCCAGGAAAATGCATTTCTTCTCAGGACAAAACTGTATTTGTGTGGCAAAAACAAATCCGAAACCGACATTCAATAACTATGACACTGACAAATGTGAA encodes:
- the LOC143511610 gene encoding gastricsin-like, whose protein sequence is MKFSLTLILLCLALTEALIRVPLVKKKTLMEERGLLKEALDYSPDQGDLADHINFVKLCFLQMAYFGKIGIGTPPQYFYVHFDTGSSTLWVNSVYCNSDACSKHPLFNPSKSSTYHSNGKPFSIKYGTGSVSGIIGYDSITMGDLTVTNQKIGLSQSEPGNHFAGALHDGLMGLAFMPDQGTIVDSMIQEGVIEEPVFAFYLSRNSKSGSEVMFGGTDPSYYQGQINWVPVQQNSHWQLVFDGFEVDHHSTGWCKNGCTAIVDTGTSLLECPPQYVDDLHQKLGAQQDQNGNYVFDCSEISSLPSLTFVMNGAHLHLPASAYVLQEEDSDGNCRSGIKHSHEQYRNGLPYWILGDVFLRQFYSVFDQGNARVGFAALA